One region of Eupeodes corollae chromosome 1, idEupCoro1.1, whole genome shotgun sequence genomic DNA includes:
- the LOC129939960 gene encoding uncharacterized protein LOC129939960, giving the protein MYLIPSTMNLREELLQVEEEVLFKPCKKVIELKQNEKYRIGKLKRCVTKFGERIVADLGEFQTFFPMRYNKLSDAAITEINRGSFNFTYLCPLGRTASIKIEEEL; this is encoded by the exons ATGTATCTCATACCGTCGACGATGAATCTCAGAGAAGAACTTTTACAAGTTGAAGAGGAAGTTTTGTTCAAGCCTTGTAAAAAGgttattgaattaaaacaaaatgaaaaatatcgtaTTGGTAAACTGAAACGTTGTGTTACGAAATTTGGAGAACGAATTGTTGCTGATTTGGGCGAATTTCag aCTTTCTTCCCAATGCGATACAACAAATTGTCAGACGCTGCAATAACCGAAATCAATCGAGGTTCATTCAACTTTACCTATTTATGTCCGTTAGGACGAACTGCtagtattaaaattgaagaagaactgtaa